A genomic region of Ovis canadensis isolate MfBH-ARS-UI-01 breed Bighorn chromosome 9, ARS-UI_OviCan_v2, whole genome shotgun sequence contains the following coding sequences:
- the UTP23 gene encoding rRNA-processing protein UTP23 homolog isoform X2, giving the protein MKITRQKHAKKHLGFFRNNFGVREPYQILLDGTFCQAALRGRIQLREQLPRYLMAETQLCTTRCVLKELETLGKDLYGAKLIAQKCQVRNCAHFKNAVSGSECLLSMVEDGNPHHYFLATQDQNLSMKVKKKPGIPLMFIIQNTIVLDKPSPKTIAFVKAVESGQLVSVHEKQSIKQLKEEQGLVKDPEQRRRKKRKKVSGPNPLSCLKKKKKTQDTNSSASEKKRKRKRIRNRSTSKVLSEKQNAEG; this is encoded by the exons ATGAAGATCACCAGGCAGAAACATGCCAAGAAGCATCTTGGCTTCTTCCGCAATAATTTTGGAGTCCGCGAGCCATACCAGATACTGCTGGACGGCACTTTCTGTCAGGCGGCGCTACGGGGCCGCATCCAGCTGCGAGAGCAGTTGCCCCGCTACCTCATGGCGGAGACTCAGCTGTGCACCACCAG ATGTGTGTTAAAAGAGTTGGAAACTTTGGGAAAGGACTTATATGGGGCAAAGCTGATTGCCCAAAAATGCCAGGTTCGAAATTGTGCCCATTTCAAGAATGCAGTGAGTGGATCAGAATGTCTGCTTTCCATGGTGGAAGATGGAAATCCTCACCATTATTTCCTGGCAACACAG gATCAGAATTTGTCtatgaaagtaaagaaaaagccTGGAATTCCTCTCATGTTTATTATTCAGAACACTATAGTCTTGGACAAACCTTCTCCCAAAACGATTGCATTTGTTAAAGCAGTAGAGTCCGGTCAGCTTGTCTCAGTGCATGAGAAACAGAGTATCAAGCAACTCAAAGAGGAACAGGGCTTAGTAAAAGACCCAgaacagagaagaagaaaaaagcgcAAGAAAGTAAGTGGCCCCAATCCTCTTAGCtgtttgaagaaaaagaagaaaacacaggatacgAACTCATCTGCCtcggaaaagaaaaggaaaagaaaaagaatccgaAACAGATCTACCTCAAAAGTACTTTCTGAAAAGCAGAATGCAGAAGGGTAA